A section of the Brevinematales bacterium genome encodes:
- a CDS encoding D-alanine--D-alanine ligase — MSERISDLKHRYKDLIDFYKTKNIAVLMGGISSEREVSIRSGENVYNALVNLGFRVVKMDVDANIARRLVKDNVDVAVIMLHGRYGEDGVIQGVLEMLGIPYTGCDVLTSAIGMNKIFTKEILKANSIPTSPYIRLTPGSPDKSFEDIMKLGLPVVLKPINEGSSVGVEIIKDEDQLVGKLRSYLRRYPNSFAEKAIFGTEITIGAIGKGDNITILPIMELRPRKEFYDYEAKYTKGMTDFIIPAEISKEQEEKVIEYTKKAFSVLNCKGVVRFDAIISKEDGIPYFLEVNTIPGMTETSDIPAMAKAAGMSFEEVVLKILEYIEW; from the coding sequence ATGAGTGAAAGGATTAGTGATTTGAAACATAGGTATAAGGATCTTATTGATTTTTATAAAACAAAAAACATAGCAGTTTTAATGGGAGGCATATCTTCGGAAAGAGAAGTATCGATAAGATCTGGAGAGAATGTATATAATGCTCTAGTTAATCTAGGTTTTAGGGTTGTTAAGATGGACGTTGATGCAAATATAGCAAGAAGACTTGTTAAAGATAATGTAGATGTTGCGGTTATAATGTTACACGGGAGGTATGGCGAGGATGGAGTTATTCAAGGTGTGCTTGAAATGCTAGGAATACCTTACACAGGGTGTGATGTTTTAACGAGTGCTATAGGAATGAATAAGATATTTACGAAAGAAATCCTAAAAGCAAATAGTATTCCAACTTCTCCTTATATTAGGTTAACTCCAGGTAGTCCAGACAAATCTTTTGAGGACATTATGAAGTTAGGATTACCTGTTGTTTTGAAGCCTATTAATGAAGGATCAAGTGTTGGTGTTGAAATAATAAAAGACGAAGATCAACTAGTTGGTAAGTTAAGGAGCTATTTAAGAAGATATCCTAACTCATTTGCTGAAAAGGCAATATTTGGTACAGAAATAACAATAGGTGCTATAGGTAAAGGAGATAATATTACGATATTACCGATCATGGAACTTAGACCTAGAAAAGAATTCTATGACTATGAAGCTAAATATACTAAAGGTATGACTGATTTCATAATACCTGCAGAGATTTCAAAAGAACAAGAAGAAAAAGTTATCGAGTATACTAAAAAAGCTTTTAGTGTCTTAAATTGTAAAGGAGTAGTTAGGTTTGATGCTATTATATCTAAGGAAGATGGTATTCCATATTTTCTTGAAGTAAATACAATTCCAGGTATGACGGAAACTAGCGATATACCTGCTATGGCTAAGGCTGCAGGTATGTCTTTTGAAGAGGTTGTACTTAAGATACTTGAGTATATTGAGTGGTGA